A single Cyclopterus lumpus isolate fCycLum1 chromosome 1, fCycLum1.pri, whole genome shotgun sequence DNA region contains:
- the LOC117738386 gene encoding LIM domain-binding protein 1 isoform X3 produces MLDRDVGPTPMYPPTYLEPGMGRHTPYGNQTDYRIFELNKRLQNWTEECDNLWWDAFTTEFFEDDAMLTITFCLEDGPKRYTIGRTLIPRYFRSIFEGGATELYYVLKHPKESFHNNFVSLDCDQCTMVTQNGKPMFTQVCVEGRLYLEFMFDDMMRIKTWHFSIRQHRELIPRSILAMHAQDPQMLDQLSKNITRCGLSNSTLNYLRLCVILEPMQELMSRHKTYSLSPRDCLKTCLFQKWQRMVAPPAEPSRQAPNKRRKRKMSGGSTISGGGGTNNNNNNKKKSPGSGFPLSSQVPDVMVVGEPTLMGGEFGDEDERLITRLENTQFDAANGIDDEDSFNNSPALGSNSPWNNKAPSSQESKSDNPTSQASQ; encoded by the exons TCCCACCCCAATGTATCCTCCCACATACCTGGAGCCCGGAATGGG GCGGCACACACCATACGGCAACCAGACAGACTACAGAATATTTGAACTCAACAAACGACTACAAAACTGGACAGAG GAGTGTGATAACCTGTGGTGGGATGCATTTACTACAGAGTTCTTTGAAGATGATGCCATGTTGACCATCACTTTCTGTCTGGAGGATGGGCCCAAACGTTACA CAATTGGCCGGACGTTGATTCCGAGGTACTTTCGGAGTATATTCGAAGGCGGTGCCACTGAGCTCTACTATGTGCTGAAACATCCCAAGGAGTCCTTCCACAATAACTTTGTCTCCCTTGACTGCGATCAGTGCACCATGGTCACCCAGAATGGAAAGCCCATGttcacacag GTGTGTGTAGAAGGGCGCTTGTACCTGGAGTTCATGTTTGACGACATGATGAGGATAAAGACGTGGCACTTCAGCATCAGACAACACCGTGAACTCATCCCCCGCAGTATACTAGCCATGCAT GCCCAGGACCCACAGATGCTGGACCAGTTGTCCAAAAACATAACAAGATGTGGCCTGTCGAACTCCACCCTTAACTACCTCCGA ctgtgtgtgatcCTGGAGCCCATGCAGGAGCTGATGTCCAGACACAAGACATACAGCCTCAGCCCCAGAGACTGCCTCAAGACCTGTCTCTTCCAGAAATGGCAGAGGATGGTGGCACCACCAG CTGAGCCTTCAAGACAGGCACCAAACAAAAGGCGGAAGCGTAAGATGTCAGGTGGCAGCACCATCAGCGGAGGAGGTGGAactaataacaacaacaacaacaaaaagaagagccCAGGCAGTGGCTTCCCTCTGTCCAGCCAAGTTCCA GATGTGATGGTGGTTGGAGAGCCCACGCTGATGGGAGGGGAGTTTGGTGACGAGGACGAGCGTCTGATAACACGGCTGGAGAACACACAGTTTGACGCGGCCAATGGCATTGACGACGAGGACAGCTTCAACAACTCTCCGGCGCTTGGCTCCAACTCGCCCTGGAACAACAAGGCCCCCTCCAGCCAAGAGAGCAAGAGCGACAACCCCACCTCACAGGCATCGCAGTAG